Within Suricata suricatta isolate VVHF042 chromosome 12, meerkat_22Aug2017_6uvM2_HiC, whole genome shotgun sequence, the genomic segment GTCTTCCCAAAGTGGCCCCCATTCCCATCTTGGCCTGAGAAGACCCAGGCCAGACAGCTGCCCCCAATCCCCCGCCCTGGCCCTGCCTGCTCCGAGAAACTGGCAGGACTGGAGGCGACAGATGGGCCCCTCTTGGCCTTTGTCCCAGCTCCCTGCAGCCAGATGGAGAGGCGGCTGcttgccttcccctcccctgagactccccccccccccaaccttctTCCAGGGTGAGGGGAAGCTGGAGTCCCCAACTTTGATCCTCCATTGGAGTGGCCCAAACTTTCTATCTTGGGTGCGCACTCAGAGGCTTAAGGACCCCCTCCCCAGTCTGGCCTTGGCCTCTGGCCTGCATCCCTTTGCTGGGTTTgtcctgcctggggagggggtaaCATCAGAGCTGCTCTGGAGGTCgaggccaccccccaccccaggacagaACCGTGTCTCTGATAAAGGTTTTGaagtgaataaaattttaaaagctaggCCTGTGATGTGTGCCTCCGGGGGCTTCCTACTCTGGCTCATCCGGGGTCTGGGGGCCAGTTGGGCACAGGTGAGAAGAGCGCAGAGAAGGGGCAGTGGTCTGTCGGCACACCCCTCCTGTGATGCTGTCTCCCTCCCAGGCAGTGGGCCCCAGCCCCAATTTAGCCTGGAAGGGCTGCTGTTCCCagccccccaccatcaccaccacagtCTGTTTTGGctacactccccccccccccagtaattGGCTAATTACTGGAGATTAATGTTGGTAAACAGAAGCCGCCTTCTCCTCCACCATCTGCTCCTCCATTATTTACCcgttgtgtctctttctcccctgaaGCCCGAGTTAGTCAGCATGGCCCCGAGTCCCTGAGTGAGCAGAGCCAGGAGAGGTGGGGGATTCCCTGGCCCCAGGCGTTGGGAGGGAACGGGGGTGCCCAGGAAGGGGTACTGATGAGAGAGGACACAGTGCTTcggtgggaggggggctgccaGGCAGCAGGTTTTATTGGAAGACAACAGTTCAGGAACTGGGTGCTGCCGAGGCTGCAGGGTCGGGGTCTGGGGCTGCGGCAGCAGCCAGTGCGGCCGTTCGTGCCTCCTTCTTCTGCCTTTGCTTCTCCTCCTTGAGGCGTTTGCGTTGCTGCTTCTCCAGGTCCTGCAGCAGCTCCTGGAAGCGGGCGCTCCTCGGGTCCACGTGGTAGCCCAGGCGCTCCTGGGCCTCGGCCTGCAGCCGCGCCCGCCGCTCCTTGTCCGCCTGCTCCTTCTCCCTGCGctcctgctgctgccgccgccagTTCTCAACCATCTGTGGCATCTTGGCCATGCACTCCGCAATGAGCTGCTCCCtgcagcggggtgggggtgggggtgaggagcaaCCCCCAGCCAGGAAAGGAGCACCCGTCTACCCTCAGCCCACCCCCTAGTCTGCCCACACCGACTTCCCCGCCGTGATGAAGAACTGGGGACAGTGGTCATTAAAACCATTGGGAAAAATCCTTGACACGTGAAGAAACAGGCAGGAGAGATGAACTAGCTTTGGGTGTGATCGCGAGCACAATTCAGCCAAATCCCCAGAACCCCCGGGGGGAGGAGACCCAGAGGCAACTCAGCATTTCACTGAGCCGCACACCATATGGCCGTCCCCACAGCGTGTTCATCCTGCAGAcctcactgagcacctactgtatgccaggctcAGTTGTAAAGGCAAGAAATGGATTGGACCTTTCCCTCCAATCCTATGAGTAGTTGCAAGGCACAgccccattttaaagattataaacgTGTAGGTGAAAGATCTTGAAGCCCATTGATGGTTATCCCGCTGGGATTCACATTCTGGCTCCACAGCTCACTGCCTGGGCAACTGGACAAGTGATTCCAAATTCCCAGGGttgtttctcatctctaaaatggtgaTCCCCTCTTGCTCTTAGAGCTGCTGTGAGGACAAGAACAATGAAAACCAGGAACACGCTTGGCCTACCCACTTCCTCTGGGAAGTGGTACCATCCCGATGCCCCTGGTCTTGCATTCTTCCTTCACGTCTTCTCCTTCAGAGCTACCTCCAAGTCTGTCCTCTGCCCTTGAGTCCAGGCCCCATCACCTCCCGCTCTTCCCCAGTCACACTGACCTGGCAGTTCTTACAGCAtattcctacctcagggcctttgcaccagcTGTTCCCAATACCAGTAACACTCTCCTAAGATCTTCCCACCGCTATGTCTGGTCATTCAAGTCTCTAAGTATCAAGTCCGCAGAGACAGAGGTTCGAGGTCTCGCAAACCAAAGTCGCTCTCCGGGACACACACTTTCCTTTTGTCTTCCCAACGGCTCTCTGCTGCCATCTGAAATTACCGTTTTGTTCtctgctctgtgctcagcacctGGGACAAGGCCTTGCACAGGAGGCCCCCAGTAAAGATTCGATATGAGTGACTGAGTGACCTGTGACTCAAAAGTCTTGTTTTGTAGCTAGGTGAGCCTACAGGTAAACTGACGGTACAGCACGCCAAACTTCCCCCGCCGCGCGCGGTAAGCGCTGGACAGAGTTAAGCACCATGCAAAACAGTTCATCCAGCCGGCGGCAGAGGGCGCAGCCCGCCACCCCACGCCCACCCAACCGCTCACACCTGGCCCGACGCTTCTGGTCCTCCGCCAGCTGCTGCACCCGCAGCGACTCCTGCATGGCCGCCAGGCTCGGGCACCATTCGCGCTCCTCAGCCTCCAGCTCGCGCAGCTGCTCTCGCGACGGCCACAGCGAGCCGGCGGCCACCCCGGAGGCGGCGCCGTGCCGCGCGAACTGCTTGGCCGCGTAGCGCGGCCCGAGCTGCCANNNNNNNNNNNNNNNNNNNNNNNNNNNNNNNNNNNNNNNNNNNNNNNNNNNNNNNNNNNNNNNNNNNNNNNNNNNNNNNNNNNNNNNNNNNNNNNNNNNNGCCCCAGCAGGCAGCGCGCCCGCCCCACGGGCGCCGCCATCTTGGCTGTGCGGGGTCCTCCCGGGCCGGCCGGGCTGCCCGCAGCATTGCCTGCGCGTGGGGGCTGAAGCCGGACGGGAAGGGGCGGGAACGGGCGGGAACGGGCGGGAAGAGGCGGGAAGGGgcgggaagggggcggggccgggcgggcTCCCGCTGCCTCAGctctgggcgggggaggggttataagttttctatacatCTTCAAGTataatttagaattttgtttttaccaattatttattaaaatcgtatcatatgttaattttatattttcaaagtagcacttgatcttttaaaaaatttaaataggtaaacattaaactataaatacttattaaaaaacTTAAgccggaaaccaatttgacaataaactatttaaaaaaaaaattaagctttcaGTTTGAAGTTAATCTACATATTactttatactttaaatatttagaatctATTTAAGGTATtcgttaaattaaaaaaaattttaattttatttttgagagagagagagacagaatgtgagcaggggaggggcaacgaGAGGGAGATACACtcgggcgcctggggtggctcagtcggttgagcgtccgacttgggttcaggtcatgatctcgcggttcgtgggttggagccgccgctgaccgctagctcagaacctggagcctgctttggattctgtgtttctctgcccctcccctgttcatgctctgtctcgcaaaaataaataaaaaatgtaaattaaaagagagagagagagggagacacagaatccgaagcaggctccaggctctgagctgtcagcccagagcccagtgcagggcttgaactcattaactccaagatcatgacctgaactgaagtcggatgctcaaccgaccgagccacccaggcgccccaccactactttttaaaaacaggatttcaggggcacctgggtggctcagtcggttgggcatctgacttcgactcaggtcatgatctcacggttcgtgagttcgagccccacgtcggg encodes:
- the GADD45GIP1 gene encoding growth arrest and DNA damage-inducible proteins-interacting protein 1, whose amino-acid sequence is MAAPLGPRYAAKQFARHGAASGVAAGSLWPSREQLRELEAEEREWCPSLAAMQESLRVQQLAEDQKRRAREQLIAECMAKMPQMVENWRRQQQERREKEQADKERRARLQAEAQERLGYHVDPRSARFQELLQDLEKQQRKRLKEEKQRQKKEARTAALAAAAAPDPDPAASAAPSS